The Fimbriimonadaceae bacterium genome contains the following window.
GGCTTGATCTGGCGGCTGAGCAGCTTGAGCATCGTGCTCTTGCCCGAGCCGGTCGGCCCGCACAGATAGACGAACTCCTGGCCCGCGACGTCGAGGGTGACGCCGCGCAACCCGGCGACCAGTTCGTTGTACATCACCTCGACGTGGTCGAACCGGACGTAAGGAGGGAGTTCTTCTCTGCCGCCCACTGGCGGAGGAGCGTACCCGGCGGACGGTACGCTTGCCGACCGTGCCGACCGTCACCGAGGAGAAGATCAGGGTCCGTTACGGGGAAACCGACCAGATGGGCCACGCCTATTACGCGAACTACCTGCTCTGGCTGGAACAGGCCCGGGGGGCGTGGTGCCGCGACCGCGGGTTCACCTACAAGCAGCTGGAGGGGATGGGCTACATGCTCCCCGTCGTCGAGGTGTTGGTGCGCTACCGGGGCGAAGTCAAGTACGACGACCTCGTGACCGTCCGGGTGTGGCTGGAGGAAGTGCGCCGCGCGGCGGTCCAGTTCAAGTACCAGCTGCTGGTCGGGGGGAGCCTCGTCACCGAGGGCTACACGTGGCACGTGCTGATGGGCGAGGCGCGAAAGGCGGTCTCGGTGCCGCCGCACGTGCGGGAGATGTTCGACCGGGACCCCGCCGACTTCGAGACGCTGGCCTAGGGCCAGGCGGGGGCGGGCCCCCGTCCTGGCCCGGGCCGGGTCAGGCCGCCTTCTTGCCGGGCTTGGCGAGGCTGACGGTGACCTGGCTGACTTCGAGCGTCTCGAGGCC
Protein-coding sequences here:
- a CDS encoding acyl-CoA thioesterase, with amino-acid sequence MPTVTEEKIRVRYGETDQMGHAYYANYLLWLEQARGAWCRDRGFTYKQLEGMGYMLPVVEVLVRYRGEVKYDDLVTVRVWLEEVRRAAVQFKYQLLVGGSLVTEGYTWHVLMGEARKAVSVPPHVREMFDRDPADFETLA